A genomic segment from Terriglobia bacterium encodes:
- a CDS encoding formate dehydrogenase accessory protein FdhE: MNSVPKLASEDSGRRWTDRIQRACELEQSYPEAAVLLHFYGNVLTFQRGIARASRCQVNPRLPLREQIDFDGALEALPELLTLALQCGPELLAAKAETLRQMDRDDRYELFRSALFPSDSLNDGGGTFFARTCLQPIAENLQMQLPGEANYFKSSCPACGGYPQLAILRSEGDGGRRSLLCSFCLHEWVFRRIVCPCCGEEDKEKLPYYSTETCKHVRVQGCDTCHRYLKVVDMTVDGHAVPLVDEAALAVLDVWANDHGYAKITRNLIGL; the protein is encoded by the coding sequence TTGAACTCTGTCCCAAAGCTCGCATCAGAAGACAGCGGAAGACGATGGACAGACCGCATTCAGCGGGCGTGTGAGTTAGAACAATCCTATCCTGAGGCGGCAGTCCTCCTGCATTTCTATGGAAATGTCCTGACGTTTCAACGCGGCATCGCTCGCGCGAGCCGTTGCCAGGTGAATCCAAGGCTGCCACTGCGCGAGCAGATCGATTTCGATGGGGCGCTGGAAGCGCTGCCGGAGCTACTCACCTTGGCCCTTCAATGCGGGCCGGAATTGTTGGCTGCAAAAGCGGAGACGCTGCGACAGATGGACCGTGATGATCGGTATGAATTATTCAGGTCAGCCCTATTCCCGTCTGATTCGCTGAATGATGGAGGTGGAACTTTCTTCGCTAGAACTTGTCTTCAGCCGATCGCGGAAAATCTCCAAATGCAGTTGCCGGGAGAAGCAAACTACTTCAAGAGCAGTTGTCCGGCATGCGGCGGGTATCCACAATTGGCGATTCTGCGTTCTGAGGGCGATGGTGGGCGGCGATCGTTGCTGTGCTCATTTTGCCTGCATGAATGGGTGTTCCGAAGAATTGTCTGCCCTTGTTGCGGCGAAGAGGACAAGGAGAAACTGCCTTATTACTCCACCGAAACCTGCAAGCATGTTCGCGTTCAGGGTTGTGACACCTGCCACCGCTATCTCAAAGTGGTGGACATGACCGTCGACGGGCATGCGGTTCCTCTCGTCGATGAAGCGGCCTTGGCTGTCCTGGATGTTTGGGCCAACGATCACGGCTACGCCAAAATAACCAGAAATCTGATAGGCCTTTAG